One window of the Nocardia huaxiensis genome contains the following:
- a CDS encoding DUF7373 family lipoprotein has protein sequence MVRISRKPLFVACLSITALLATACMKIDGTPVAAELDVRKLEVGKYEVSQFSYDQDPGKKAALLEGFRMSEAVVPTVRIDSSLTHGGIGRATSDTADATDTALADVSTPVLDRNRMLAAYVVGGSDREPDATGETSVMNMVMRFPDAQAAKTAARELEDVDFNVAADINKKLTLSQYPDAYIHWRPGVPNIGTFMAYKEFVISLLVVRPSADEQDLLSWVRKTLDAQVPQLDKFTPTPESKFSSLKVDPDNLLSRVVVKDRPTNGKGTLDPILFAVYGPTKLVQNASNESDIQKAVTDSGADAVAFNEDSAVVRTRDAGGAQVMLSALVADESDHYDSLPAPNDVPGAKCVKLNSKGDTQTEYKNRCYVAYKRFIGVVSSDSESDVRQKIAAQYALLANSM, from the coding sequence ATGGTTCGCATATCGCGCAAACCACTCTTCGTGGCATGCCTTTCGATTACCGCCCTGCTGGCGACCGCCTGCATGAAGATCGACGGCACACCGGTCGCCGCGGAGCTCGACGTCCGCAAACTCGAGGTCGGCAAGTACGAGGTCTCGCAGTTCAGCTATGACCAGGACCCGGGCAAAAAGGCAGCACTGCTCGAGGGCTTCCGCATGTCGGAGGCCGTGGTGCCGACGGTCCGCATCGATTCCTCCCTCACCCACGGCGGCATCGGCCGCGCCACCTCCGACACCGCCGACGCCACCGACACCGCGCTCGCCGACGTCTCCACGCCGGTGCTCGACCGCAACCGCATGCTGGCGGCCTACGTGGTCGGCGGCAGCGACCGGGAGCCCGACGCCACCGGCGAAACCAGCGTCATGAACATGGTGATGCGCTTCCCGGACGCGCAGGCGGCGAAGACCGCCGCGCGCGAACTCGAGGACGTCGACTTCAATGTGGCCGCCGACATCAACAAGAAGCTCACGCTGAGCCAGTACCCGGACGCCTACATCCACTGGCGGCCGGGCGTTCCGAATATCGGAACCTTCATGGCCTACAAGGAATTCGTGATCTCGCTGCTCGTCGTGCGGCCGTCCGCGGATGAGCAGGACCTGCTGAGCTGGGTGCGCAAGACCCTGGACGCCCAGGTGCCGCAGCTGGACAAGTTCACCCCCACCCCGGAGAGCAAGTTCTCCTCCCTGAAGGTGGATCCGGACAATCTGCTCTCGCGTGTGGTGGTGAAGGATCGCCCCACGAACGGCAAGGGCACCCTCGACCCCATCCTGTTCGCCGTCTACGGCCCCACCAAGCTCGTTCAGAACGCCTCCAACGAATCCGATATCCAGAAGGCCGTCACCGACAGCGGCGCCGACGCCGTCGCCTTCAACGAGGACTCGGCGGTCGTCCGCACCCGCGACGCGGGAGGCGCTCAGGTCATGCTGAGCGCGCTGGTCGCCGACGAGAGCGACCACTACGACTCGCTCCCCGCCCCCAATGACGTCCCCGGCGCCAAATGCGTCAAGCTGAACAGCAAGGGCGACACCCAGACCGAATACAAGAACCGCTGCTACGTGGCCTACAAACGCTTCATCGGCGTGGTCAGCAGCGATTCGGAATCCGATGTGCGGCAGAAGATCGCGGCCCAGTACGCGCTGCTGGCCAACAGCATGTAG
- a CDS encoding FHA domain-containing protein — protein MDRQVEVVAGNHVITRTAGAVILVAHRERGKLGTDSRAMVASRALAELVAEASEHAPDGPGRLVARQATRWLMRDAERISPGEAIEFGILSAADTGGLAIFLHGSVTAVLAGDEVEYYRGSDAAFTVDRVAEPPSRAAALFIDESRRRAPELPERGIGSLVAGVAQASGAIVWFEGDPVAERTPVADPPRPVEPPPPTASYDPEPERIPLDPNLTPTKTSASLPSGFLADFENATAEPDLDPDEDPDEDPDEVPTSGLVRREPNGTSGFDPHRAPTEMGGTNPAPKPDPDLQRRLEQTAKANALTVKVLGFKCARAHPSDPRAAFCTVCGMPVDQTQQVSEVIRPPLGMLVLDDGMTYMLASDAVVGRDPENSEAARAGLVPLRIEDTSGGMSRAHAEFRLVNWDVTVVDRGSTNGTRVRLPGYRDWVRLQPNQPMALIAGAEVMLGNRVLRLEPVAPPPFG, from the coding sequence ATGGATCGGCAGGTCGAAGTTGTCGCGGGCAACCATGTGATCACCAGGACGGCCGGCGCTGTGATCCTGGTCGCGCATCGGGAACGGGGGAAGCTCGGCACGGACTCCCGGGCCATGGTGGCCTCGCGCGCGCTGGCCGAACTGGTCGCCGAGGCCAGCGAACACGCCCCGGACGGGCCGGGCCGGCTGGTGGCGCGGCAGGCCACGCGCTGGCTCATGCGCGACGCCGAACGCATATCGCCCGGGGAGGCCATCGAATTCGGCATTCTGTCCGCCGCCGACACCGGCGGGCTGGCCATCTTCCTGCACGGTTCGGTCACCGCGGTGCTCGCCGGGGACGAGGTCGAGTACTACCGGGGCAGTGACGCCGCGTTCACCGTGGACCGGGTCGCCGAGCCCCCGTCGCGGGCGGCGGCGCTGTTCATCGACGAGAGCCGGCGGCGCGCGCCGGAACTGCCGGAACGCGGAATCGGTTCGCTCGTAGCGGGTGTCGCGCAGGCGTCGGGCGCCATCGTCTGGTTCGAGGGTGATCCGGTGGCCGAGCGCACGCCCGTCGCGGACCCGCCGCGACCGGTGGAGCCGCCCCCGCCCACCGCCTCCTACGATCCGGAGCCCGAGCGAATTCCGCTGGACCCCAACCTGACTCCCACCAAGACCTCGGCGAGCCTGCCGTCCGGCTTCCTCGCTGATTTCGAGAACGCCACCGCCGAACCGGATCTCGACCCCGACGAGGACCCGGACGAGGACCCGGACGAGGTTCCCACCAGCGGGCTGGTGCGCCGGGAACCCAATGGCACGAGCGGATTCGACCCGCACCGCGCACCCACCGAGATGGGCGGCACCAACCCCGCGCCCAAACCCGATCCGGATCTACAGCGTCGGCTCGAACAGACCGCCAAGGCCAACGCCCTCACCGTGAAGGTGCTCGGATTCAAGTGCGCGCGAGCGCATCCCAGTGATCCGCGCGCGGCGTTCTGCACCGTGTGCGGCATGCCGGTCGATCAGACCCAGCAGGTGTCCGAGGTCATCCGCCCACCGCTGGGCATGCTCGTGCTCGACGACGGCATGACCTACATGCTGGCCTCCGACGCCGTCGTGGGCCGGGATCCGGAGAACTCGGAGGCGGCGCGAGCGGGCCTGGTGCCCTTGCGGATCGAGGACACCTCCGGCGGCATGTCCCGCGCGCACGCCGAATTCCGTTTGGTGAACTGGGATGTCACGGTGGTCGACCGCGGCTCCACCAACGGCACCCGGGTCCGGCTGCCCGGATACCGGGATTGGGTTCGGCTGCAACCGAATCAGCCGATGGCGCTCATCGCCGGAGCCGAGGTCATGCTCGGCAACCGCGTGCTGCGCTTGGAACCGGTCGCCCCGCCGCCCTTCGGGTGA
- a CDS encoding neutral zinc metallopeptidase yields MARRQGAAVLTILTLLVVLLSGCTRTVDGRAVSIYDDPFKVAGLPTTSGPNGPRSGVPDNPAQAENSDGGEVDRLVMNAIEDIESYWQAEYPKNFEGDFVKASKLVSWSAKAPRSQDVKFCDESTYRLVNAAYCRLDHSIGWDRAVLLPAVEETFGKMSMVMVLAHEYGHAIQNIANIVTRKTPTLVKEQQADCFAGAFIRHVAEGNAKHFTINTSDGLNQVLAATVAIRDDNPDDPDSVHGSAFERVTAVQIGFTDGAEGCKAIDIDEIEGRRGKLPQSLQGDDGRGESEVGRANLDELAKAMASIMPIAKEPEYRYDTAKMNCRNGKDTIPVTYCPASNTIGTDIDALKERGISNADEQDGLPVKVTGDFTAYVVFISRYTLAVQRAAGQALTGAKTGLRAACLSGVITAKLSDPNRSAADGNISLSAGDVDEAVSGLLTDGLAASDTDGNTVPSGFARVDAFRAGVLGDQNTCESRYA; encoded by the coding sequence GTGGCGAGACGCCAGGGGGCGGCGGTCCTCACGATTCTGACCCTGCTGGTCGTGCTGCTGTCCGGATGCACCCGGACGGTGGACGGTCGCGCGGTGTCCATCTACGACGATCCGTTCAAGGTGGCCGGGCTGCCGACCACGAGCGGCCCGAACGGGCCGCGATCCGGGGTGCCGGACAATCCGGCGCAGGCCGAGAACAGCGACGGCGGCGAGGTGGACCGGCTGGTCATGAATGCCATCGAGGACATCGAGTCCTACTGGCAGGCCGAGTACCCGAAGAACTTCGAGGGCGACTTCGTGAAGGCGTCGAAGCTGGTGTCCTGGAGTGCGAAGGCGCCGCGTTCGCAGGATGTGAAGTTCTGCGACGAGAGCACCTACCGGTTGGTCAATGCCGCGTATTGCCGCCTGGACCATTCCATCGGCTGGGACCGCGCGGTGCTGCTGCCCGCGGTGGAGGAGACCTTCGGCAAGATGTCGATGGTGATGGTGCTCGCGCACGAGTACGGGCACGCCATCCAGAACATCGCCAATATCGTGACGCGCAAGACGCCGACCCTGGTCAAGGAGCAGCAGGCCGACTGTTTCGCGGGCGCGTTCATTCGTCATGTGGCCGAAGGCAATGCGAAGCACTTCACCATCAACACCTCGGACGGTTTGAACCAGGTGCTGGCGGCGACCGTAGCCATTCGTGACGACAATCCGGATGATCCGGACAGCGTGCACGGGTCGGCGTTCGAGCGGGTGACGGCCGTGCAGATCGGGTTCACCGACGGAGCCGAAGGCTGCAAGGCCATCGACATCGACGAGATCGAGGGCCGGCGCGGCAAGCTGCCGCAGAGCCTGCAGGGCGACGACGGTCGAGGCGAATCCGAGGTCGGCAGAGCCAATCTCGACGAACTGGCCAAGGCGATGGCCTCCATCATGCCCATCGCCAAGGAACCCGAATACCGCTACGACACCGCGAAGATGAACTGCCGCAACGGCAAGGACACGATTCCGGTGACGTACTGCCCGGCCAGCAACACCATCGGCACGGATATCGACGCGCTGAAGGAACGCGGGATATCGAACGCAGACGAGCAGGATGGCTTGCCGGTCAAGGTGACCGGTGATTTCACGGCGTACGTGGTGTTCATCTCGCGGTACACGCTCGCGGTGCAGCGGGCCGCCGGACAGGCGCTCACCGGGGCCAAGACGGGGTTGCGGGCGGCCTGCCTGTCGGGCGTGATCACCGCGAAGCTGTCGGACCCGAATCGTTCTGCGGCGGACGGGAATATCAGCCTGTCGGCGGGTGACGTGGACGAGGCGGTGTCGGGTCTGCTCACCGACGGGCTGGCGGCCAGCGATACCGACGGAAATACGGTGCCGAGCGGATTCGCCCGCGTGGACGCGTTCCGGGCGGGCGTGCTGGGCGACCAGAACACCTGCGAATCACGTTACGCTTGA
- a CDS encoding ATP-binding cassette domain-containing protein translates to MSSPGAQQITVRHDGTERVFDASQRITMGRAPEVTLFVDSPLVSRVHATLVYEAGSWMLTDNGSTNGVFVEARRINSPVVINRPTQVRLGDAISGPLLHLLPQAAGAGGAPGFPGQRPGTPQSSQPRHQQPGQQFGQPGQQYPGGPAGQPFAPGQGGQRQAGQHAQPAQHGQPGQGGQPYSAGQQGQPGQPRQPFAAGQPNPQAQSPFSQGQPPVQGHRAPGQQGHPGQAGQQWPPNQPSGAQHRSGLPTQGPRAGQQSTPGQSQLPGQQPPGQRAPGQPSTGPTPAQAHSRGPGQSSEHVDTQRPPSNPATPQADGGVNINMTTRADFSMLPPVRARASTAAIARGDKVPPGGLHIGRTSDNQIVVNDPMASRRHARLIADRQGLAIEDLNSANGTFVNGRREMRAILRERDTVTIGNVDFVVQEGTLVHRQRPVAEQGLHVHGIGFTVEGNKELLVDVNMQAGRGSLTALIGPSGAGKSTLSRLIAGTTQPSAGVVTFEGRNLHAEYDALRSRIGMVPQDDVLHRQLTVKQALGFAAQLRLPPDTSKADRQRVIDGVLDELSLTQHADTRVDRLSGGQRKRASVAMELLTGPSLLILDEPTSGLDPALDRQVMTMLRELADAGRTVIVVTHSVACLDMCDQVLLLAPGGKTAFCGHPGSVGEFLGTSDWAEIFGRVAADPDRAFANFRSRQSFVPPPPAAQQSERAKPPKSSAVKQFSTLVRRQLRLVLADRGYLAFLLILPFVLGGLSLVVPGSNGFQMGPLESQGGTIGPKGGSETQQLLVVLTLGACFMGSTLTVRDLVGERAIYFRERAVGLRSGAYLMSKIAVFSLAALLQSAVMCAIVLAVKKRPEKGSVIPIGSLELYVDIAVTAVVCVVLGLLLSTLAKSNEQVMPLLVLVIMAQLVMAGGMIQVTDRVVLDQISWLFPARWGYAAAASTVDIRELLATAQPDKLWQHKAGIWYLDIGVLAVIGIVLALFTWSRLRLKKSAA, encoded by the coding sequence ATGTCTTCACCGGGGGCGCAGCAGATCACCGTGCGTCATGATGGAACCGAACGGGTCTTCGACGCAAGTCAGCGGATCACCATGGGGCGCGCCCCGGAAGTGACGCTGTTCGTCGACAGCCCACTGGTGTCCCGCGTGCACGCGACCCTCGTCTACGAGGCGGGCAGCTGGATGCTCACCGACAATGGCAGCACCAACGGTGTTTTCGTCGAGGCGCGCAGAATCAACAGTCCGGTCGTCATCAACCGGCCCACACAGGTGCGGCTCGGGGATGCGATCAGCGGGCCGCTGCTGCATCTGCTGCCGCAGGCGGCGGGGGCCGGTGGTGCGCCGGGATTCCCGGGGCAGCGGCCGGGGACGCCGCAATCTTCGCAACCGCGGCATCAGCAGCCGGGGCAGCAGTTCGGGCAACCGGGACAGCAGTATCCGGGCGGGCCGGCGGGACAGCCATTCGCGCCGGGGCAGGGCGGGCAGCGGCAGGCCGGGCAGCATGCTCAGCCCGCCCAGCACGGTCAGCCGGGGCAGGGCGGTCAGCCGTATTCCGCAGGGCAGCAGGGTCAGCCGGGGCAGCCGCGTCAGCCGTTCGCGGCGGGTCAGCCGAATCCGCAAGCGCAGTCGCCCTTTTCGCAGGGGCAGCCGCCGGTGCAGGGGCATCGCGCACCCGGGCAGCAGGGGCATCCCGGTCAGGCGGGACAGCAGTGGCCGCCGAATCAGCCCTCCGGTGCGCAGCATCGCTCCGGTCTGCCGACGCAGGGCCCGCGCGCGGGCCAGCAGTCCACGCCGGGCCAGTCGCAGCTCCCCGGCCAGCAGCCGCCCGGCCAGCGTGCCCCCGGGCAGCCGTCGACGGGTCCGACTCCCGCGCAAGCACATTCGCGTGGCCCCGGTCAGTCCTCCGAGCATGTGGACACCCAGCGCCCGCCGTCGAATCCGGCGACCCCGCAGGCCGATGGCGGCGTCAATATCAACATGACCACCCGCGCGGACTTCTCCATGCTGCCGCCGGTGCGCGCCCGCGCCTCCACCGCCGCCATCGCGCGTGGTGACAAGGTCCCGCCGGGCGGCCTGCACATCGGCCGCACCAGCGACAACCAGATCGTCGTCAACGATCCGATGGCCTCGCGCCGGCACGCCCGCCTCATCGCCGACCGCCAGGGCCTGGCCATCGAGGACCTCAACTCGGCCAACGGCACCTTCGTCAACGGCCGCCGCGAAATGCGCGCGATCCTGCGCGAACGCGACACCGTCACGATCGGCAATGTCGACTTCGTGGTGCAGGAGGGCACCCTGGTGCACCGGCAGCGGCCGGTCGCCGAACAGGGCCTGCACGTGCACGGCATCGGGTTCACCGTCGAGGGCAACAAGGAACTGCTCGTCGATGTGAACATGCAGGCCGGTCGCGGTTCGCTGACCGCGCTCATCGGCCCGTCCGGTGCGGGCAAGTCGACGCTGTCGCGGCTCATCGCGGGCACCACGCAGCCATCGGCGGGCGTGGTCACCTTCGAGGGCCGCAATCTGCACGCCGAATACGACGCGCTCCGCTCCCGAATCGGCATGGTGCCGCAGGACGATGTGCTGCACCGGCAGCTGACCGTCAAGCAGGCGCTGGGCTTCGCCGCACAACTGCGTCTGCCGCCCGACACCAGCAAGGCCGACCGGCAGCGCGTGATCGACGGTGTGCTGGACGAACTTTCGCTCACCCAGCACGCCGACACCCGCGTGGACCGGCTCTCCGGCGGTCAGCGCAAGCGCGCGTCGGTGGCCATGGAGCTGCTGACCGGTCCGTCGCTGCTCATCCTCGACGAGCCCACCTCCGGTCTGGATCCGGCGCTGGACCGTCAGGTCATGACCATGCTGCGGGAGCTGGCCGACGCCGGGCGCACCGTCATCGTGGTCACGCATTCCGTTGCGTGCCTGGACATGTGCGATCAGGTGCTGCTGCTGGCGCCCGGCGGCAAGACCGCGTTCTGCGGGCATCCGGGCAGCGTCGGCGAGTTCCTGGGGACCAGCGACTGGGCGGAGATCTTCGGCCGGGTGGCCGCGGATCCGGATCGCGCGTTCGCGAACTTCCGGTCCCGGCAGTCGTTCGTGCCGCCGCCGCCCGCCGCGCAACAGTCCGAACGTGCGAAGCCGCCGAAATCTAGTGCGGTCAAACAGTTCTCGACGCTCGTGCGACGGCAGCTGCGGCTGGTGCTGGCCGACCGCGGATATCTCGCGTTCCTGCTCATCCTGCCGTTCGTGCTGGGCGGGCTGTCCCTGGTTGTGCCGGGCAGCAACGGATTCCAGATGGGGCCGCTCGAATCCCAGGGCGGCACCATCGGACCCAAGGGCGGCAGTGAGACACAGCAGCTGCTCGTGGTGCTGACGCTCGGCGCGTGCTTCATGGGCTCGACGCTGACCGTGCGTGATCTGGTGGGCGAGCGGGCCATCTACTTCCGCGAGCGAGCGGTCGGATTGCGTTCCGGCGCATACCTCATGTCGAAGATCGCGGTGTTCAGTCTCGCGGCGCTGCTGCAGTCGGCGGTCATGTGCGCGATCGTGCTGGCGGTGAAGAAGCGGCCCGAAAAGGGTTCGGTGATTCCGATCGGCAGCCTGGAGCTGTACGTCGACATCGCGGTGACCGCGGTGGTCTGCGTGGTGCTGGGACTGCTGCTGTCCACGCTGGCCAAATCCAACGAGCAGGTGATGCCGCTGCTGGTGCTGGTCATCATGGCGCAGCTGGTGATGGCGGGCGGCATGATCCAGGTCACCGACCGGGTTGTGCTGGACCAGATCTCGTGGCTGTTCCCGGCGCGCTGGGGGTACGCCGCCGCGGCCTCGACGGTCGATATCCGGGAACTGCTGGCGACCGCGCAACCGGACAAGCTCTGGCAGCACAAGGCCGGAATCTGGTACCTCGACATCGGCGTGCTCGCGGTGATCGGCATCGTGCTGGCGTTGTTCACGTGGTCGCGCCTGCGCCTGAAGAAGTCGGCGGCATGA
- the rplM gene encoding 50S ribosomal protein L13: MPTYSPKAGDVTRKWYVIDATDVVLGRLAVQAANILRGKNKPTYAPNVDGGDFVIIINADKVAVSGNKRQDKYIHTHSGHPGGLKSRSVGEILATRPDRLVERAVKGMIPKNKLGNQIAGKLKVYAGPTHPHAAQQPIPFEIKQVAQ; the protein is encoded by the coding sequence GTGCCTACGTACAGCCCGAAGGCGGGTGACGTGACCCGTAAGTGGTACGTCATCGACGCCACTGACGTAGTGCTCGGCCGTCTCGCCGTGCAGGCTGCGAACATCCTGCGTGGCAAGAACAAGCCGACCTACGCTCCGAACGTCGATGGTGGCGACTTCGTCATCATCATCAATGCCGACAAGGTCGCCGTCTCCGGCAACAAGCGGCAGGACAAGTACATCCACACCCACTCCGGGCACCCGGGCGGTCTCAAGTCCCGCTCTGTCGGTGAGATCCTGGCCACCCGCCCCGACCGTCTGGTCGAGCGCGCGGTCAAGGGCATGATCCCGAAGAACAAGCTGGGCAACCAGATCGCCGGCAAGCTGAAGGTCTACGCGGGCCCGACGCATCCGCACGCCGCTCAGCAGCCCATCCCGTTCGAGATCAAGCAGGTGGCCCAGTGA
- the rpsI gene encoding 30S ribosomal protein S9 — protein sequence MTAPEEFNDDYVVEDTSVEVVEEGDGYEAEFAETSFAPVVIDRPVQTVGRRKEAVVRVRLVPGSGNFVLNGRTIEDYFPNKVHQQLVKSPLVTVERTETFDVHARLVGGGPSGQAGALRLAIARALIEVTPDDRPALKRAGFLTRDPRATERKKYGLKKARKAPQYSKR from the coding sequence GTGACCGCTCCTGAGGAATTCAACGACGACTACGTCGTCGAGGACACCAGCGTCGAGGTTGTCGAGGAGGGCGACGGCTACGAGGCCGAGTTCGCCGAGACTTCCTTCGCCCCGGTCGTCATCGACCGTCCGGTGCAGACCGTCGGCCGCCGCAAGGAAGCCGTCGTCCGCGTCCGCCTGGTTCCGGGCTCCGGCAACTTCGTGCTGAACGGCCGCACCATCGAGGATTACTTCCCGAACAAGGTGCACCAGCAGCTGGTGAAGTCCCCGCTGGTGACCGTCGAGCGCACCGAGACCTTCGACGTGCACGCCCGCCTGGTCGGCGGCGGCCCGTCCGGTCAGGCCGGCGCCCTGCGTCTGGCTATCGCCCGCGCCCTCATCGAGGTCACCCCGGACGACCGTCCCGCCCTCAAGCGTGCCGGCTTCCTGACCCGTGACCCGCGTGCCACCGAGCGCAAGAAGTACGGCCTCAAGAAGGCCCGTAAGGCGCCTCAGTACTCGAAGCGCTGA
- the glmM gene encoding phosphoglucosamine mutase, with protein sequence MGRLFGTDGVRGLANESLSPELALQVSAAAAQVLSRGKKRALAVVGRDPRASGEMLEAAVTAGLTSAGVNVLSVGVLPTPAVAYLTSVYDACLGVMISASHNPMPDNGIKIFAAGGHKLDDTIEDRIEALVAEGAFTRPTGAGIGRILGHPGLGGHTFPGDEHYSIEGTHERYVEHLVEATGRDLSGLTVVVDCAHGAASEVGPAAYREAGATVIAINAEPDGLNINDGCGSTHLEQIQRAVREHGADLGLAHDGDADRCLAVDAEGNVIDGDAIMAVLAVAMRDSGELAGNTLVATVMSNLGLHIAMREAGITMRTTAVGDRYVLEDLRNGGYTLGGEQSGHVVLPKYGTTGDGVLTGLKLMARMAETGSSLADLAAIVHTVPQVLINVPVSDKAAVAAAPTVQEAVAEAEQRLGDTGRILLRPSGTEQLVRVMVEATDSDAAHRLAEDLAKLVAAV encoded by the coding sequence ATGGGACGTTTGTTCGGTACCGACGGAGTCCGCGGGCTCGCGAACGAATCGCTGAGTCCGGAACTGGCGCTGCAGGTTTCGGCTGCGGCGGCGCAGGTGCTCAGTCGGGGCAAGAAGCGCGCGCTCGCGGTGGTCGGTCGTGACCCGCGCGCGAGCGGCGAGATGCTGGAGGCCGCGGTCACCGCGGGCCTGACTTCGGCCGGTGTGAACGTGCTTTCGGTCGGCGTGCTGCCCACTCCGGCCGTCGCCTACCTGACCAGCGTCTACGACGCCTGCCTCGGCGTGATGATCTCCGCCTCGCACAACCCCATGCCCGACAACGGCATCAAGATCTTCGCCGCGGGCGGCCACAAACTCGACGACACCATCGAGGATCGCATCGAGGCGCTCGTCGCCGAGGGCGCCTTCACCCGCCCCACCGGCGCGGGCATCGGCCGCATCCTCGGCCACCCCGGCCTGGGCGGGCACACCTTCCCCGGCGATGAGCACTACAGCATCGAGGGCACCCACGAACGCTATGTGGAGCACCTTGTCGAGGCCACCGGCCGTGATCTGAGCGGCCTCACCGTCGTGGTCGACTGCGCGCACGGCGCCGCCTCCGAGGTCGGCCCGGCCGCCTACCGCGAGGCGGGCGCCACCGTCATCGCCATCAATGCCGAACCGGACGGCCTCAATATCAACGACGGTTGCGGCTCGACGCATCTGGAGCAGATCCAGCGCGCGGTTCGCGAACACGGCGCCGACCTCGGCCTGGCCCACGACGGCGACGCCGACCGCTGCCTGGCCGTCGACGCCGAGGGCAATGTCATCGACGGCGACGCCATCATGGCGGTTCTCGCTGTGGCCATGCGTGATTCGGGCGAACTCGCCGGAAACACCTTGGTAGCCACGGTAATGAGCAACCTCGGCCTGCACATCGCCATGCGCGAAGCCGGAATCACCATGCGCACCACCGCCGTTGGTGACCGCTACGTCCTGGAGGACCTCCGCAACGGCGGCTACACCCTCGGCGGCGAACAGTCCGGCCACGTCGTCCTCCCCAAGTACGGCACCACCGGCGACGGTGTCCTCACCGGCCTCAAACTCATGGCCCGCATGGCCGAAACCGGCAGTTCCCTCGCGGATCTGGCCGCCATCGTCCACACCGTCCCCCAGGTCCTCATCAACGTCCCGGTCTCCGACAAGGCCGCCGTGGCCGCGGCCCCCACGGTCCAGGAGGCCGTAGCCGAAGCCGAGCAGCGACTCGGCGACACCGGCCGAATCCTGCTGCGTCCCAGCGGCACCGAACAACTCGTCCGCGTGATGGTGGAAGCCACCGACTCCGACGCCGCCCATCGCCTCGCCGAAGACCTCGCCAAACTCGTCGCCGCGGTCTGA
- a CDS encoding STM3941 family protein: protein MTPEPSGAATTFTPSVLRLSLMTLVCLVFVAIGLGILSIADAPLFPKVAAVLCVVLFGPGALFFVVRLVRRSPELTLTDTGLDHRQLGRIGWDEIASVRPMAQRTSAFSKNHYIQISLRDARAYLERSSWWVRTLGKTNQKLGYGAVNLPLNMLGAPQEEIFAAMRRYRPGLIIVE from the coding sequence ATGACGCCAGAGCCCTCCGGAGCAGCGACGACCTTCACGCCGTCGGTCCTGCGACTGTCGCTGATGACCCTCGTGTGCCTGGTCTTCGTCGCGATCGGGCTCGGGATCCTCAGCATTGCCGACGCACCCCTGTTCCCGAAGGTCGCCGCCGTCCTGTGCGTGGTGCTGTTCGGGCCGGGAGCATTGTTCTTCGTGGTCCGGCTGGTCCGCCGCAGCCCGGAACTGACGCTGACCGACACCGGCCTCGACCACCGCCAGCTGGGCCGGATCGGCTGGGACGAGATCGCTTCCGTCCGGCCCATGGCTCAGCGGACCTCGGCGTTCTCGAAGAACCACTACATCCAGATCAGTCTGCGTGATGCCCGGGCGTATCTGGAGCGGAGTTCCTGGTGGGTCCGCACACTGGGCAAGACCAACCAGAAACTCGGGTACGGCGCGGTCAATCTGCCTCTCAATATGCTCGGCGCACCGCAGGAAGAGATCTTCGCGGCGATGCGCCGGTATCGACCCGGCCTGATCATCGTCGAATGA